In Gemmatimonas sp., the following are encoded in one genomic region:
- a CDS encoding Uma2 family endonuclease gives MPIAHERRWSVADVWALPDDPHHRYETVDGELLVSPMPRFAHQRAVAELGLMIGAYVKRQGIGEMMFSPYDVVLDPYTLMQPDVLAIAPVGLDVVRGNVAPPPPYLAVEVLSPSTARADRLCKRPRYQRAAIECWLIDLDSQLIERWTPDVDRPEICAERLMWQPAGARDAFELDVAVLMLAILGSDDTGAAGTTVQP, from the coding sequence ATGCCAATCGCGCACGAGCGTCGCTGGTCGGTTGCGGACGTCTGGGCGTTGCCGGACGATCCTCACCATCGCTACGAGACCGTGGATGGGGAGTTGCTGGTGAGCCCCATGCCCAGGTTCGCGCACCAGCGCGCGGTCGCCGAGCTCGGGCTCATGATCGGCGCCTATGTGAAGCGTCAAGGCATCGGCGAGATGATGTTCTCGCCGTACGATGTCGTGCTCGACCCCTACACGTTGATGCAGCCGGACGTGCTGGCCATTGCTCCGGTCGGCCTCGATGTAGTGCGAGGGAACGTGGCACCGCCGCCGCCCTATCTCGCGGTCGAGGTCTTGTCGCCGAGCACGGCGCGGGCCGATCGCCTGTGCAAGCGGCCGAGGTATCAGCGCGCGGCGATCGAGTGTTGGCTGATCGACTTGGACTCGCAGCTCATCGAACGGTGGACACCCGACGTCGACCGACCCGAGATCTGCGCCGAGCGCCTGATGTGGCAGCCAGCCGGAGCCAGAGACGCGTTCGAGCTGGACGTCGCCGTGCTGATGCTCGCGATACTGGGGTCGGACGACACGGGTGCCGCGGGCACTACCGTCCAGCCGTGA
- a CDS encoding HipA family kinase: MNWESAIIAASATRPTPLLAETFQHRYDTASEPIRVTASDDRTWVVKGAAGERQIVNEQIVGRLGLALGAPVPQIGYVHVSEEFLSAEASLLKPPSGLQPFMPGDWHGSVWVDGVIEARRMLWEHAIDPANANRFARLAFLYGWCCCEQDHQFLYLKTPPHLVFSHDHGHFFCNAPDWNVQCLEEAPIAILDNKIVSNCDLGRPELTEALDAFRALDVDEVIAGAVAAPLENWGVSLEERVAMAEYLFERHARLCSLDLGNS; encoded by the coding sequence ATGAATTGGGAGAGCGCGATTATCGCAGCGTCGGCGACGCGTCCGACGCCTTTGCTCGCTGAGACATTCCAACACCGCTACGACACGGCGTCGGAGCCCATTCGAGTCACCGCTTCAGATGACCGTACTTGGGTAGTAAAGGGTGCGGCGGGCGAAAGGCAGATAGTCAACGAGCAAATTGTTGGGCGCCTCGGTTTAGCACTTGGTGCCCCGGTGCCCCAGATCGGCTACGTCCACGTTAGCGAAGAGTTTCTCTCTGCCGAGGCATCTCTGCTCAAGCCTCCCTCTGGCCTACAGCCCTTCATGCCAGGCGACTGGCATGGCTCGGTTTGGGTAGATGGCGTAATCGAGGCGCGCAGGATGTTGTGGGAGCACGCCATTGATCCGGCAAATGCCAATCGTTTCGCTCGTTTGGCGTTCTTGTACGGCTGGTGCTGCTGTGAACAGGATCACCAGTTTCTGTATTTAAAAACGCCTCCTCACCTAGTGTTCTCGCATGACCACGGACACTTTTTCTGCAACGCCCCCGATTGGAACGTGCAGTGCCTCGAAGAGGCGCCTATCGCCATACTTGACAACAAGATAGTTTCTAATTGTGACCTAGGTCGTCCTGAGTTGACCGAAGCGCTGGATGCATTTCGCGCCCTCGATGTCGACGAGGTCATCGCAGGTGCAGTCGCCGCTCCGCTAGAAAACTGGGGTGTATCCTTGGAAGAACGAGTGGCGATGGCCGAGTACCTCTTCGAAAGGCACGCAAGATTGTGTTCCCTCGATCTCGGCAATTCCTGA
- a CDS encoding DUF3037 domain-containing protein: MARYSVIQYLPDPLAEEKVNIGVVAFDESGAFVRFSTDWARLRRFGREDIQFLKLFAADFQRRSKSLSPLSGNDSADIEVEEFLAMAGSWSNSIQFSVPRGSLKPAARLLEEVAQRFLAKRAEPRSELVRDREEARSFVRREVRKALTGRLVPEIADHLIRERVAIEGKYSSHSFDLVVANGHPYFAAQALSFEVPRYSDLKKSVEAVAWNLDDVHDLLPNLPLAVIALTPRNEVQHYGRNLDLMKSAQRMYENIGATFVEESAVQEWATSTAERTLNFQQLSLADPKSW; the protein is encoded by the coding sequence ATGGCACGATATAGCGTGATTCAGTATCTGCCAGATCCTTTGGCGGAAGAAAAAGTGAACATCGGGGTCGTCGCGTTTGACGAGTCTGGTGCTTTCGTGCGGTTCTCGACTGATTGGGCACGGCTGCGCCGATTCGGGCGTGAGGATATTCAGTTTCTCAAATTGTTCGCTGCGGACTTTCAACGGCGTTCCAAGTCGCTCTCTCCACTCAGTGGGAATGATAGTGCCGACATCGAGGTGGAAGAGTTCTTGGCGATGGCCGGCAGTTGGAGCAACAGCATTCAATTTTCGGTGCCTCGGGGCTCGTTAAAGCCAGCGGCACGGCTGTTAGAAGAGGTAGCGCAACGTTTTCTTGCTAAGAGAGCTGAGCCTCGGTCCGAGCTTGTCCGCGACAGAGAGGAAGCCAGGAGCTTCGTTCGTCGCGAGGTAAGAAAGGCGTTGACTGGGCGTTTGGTTCCTGAGATCGCTGACCATTTGATTCGCGAACGAGTCGCAATCGAGGGAAAGTACAGCTCTCACAGTTTTGACCTAGTTGTAGCGAACGGACACCCGTACTTCGCCGCTCAAGCGCTCTCTTTTGAGGTTCCCCGTTACTCAGACCTAAAGAAGTCTGTAGAAGCCGTCGCGTGGAACTTGGATGACGTTCATGACTTGCTGCCGAATCTTCCACTTGCTGTAATCGCTCTAACACCGCGAAACGAAGTGCAGCACTACGGGCGCAACCTTGACTTGATGAAGTCGGCGCAGCGTATGTATGAGAATATCGGGGCCACTTTTGTGGAAGAGTCTGCAGTGCAGGAGTGGGCAACGAGTACGGCAGAGAGAACACTGAATTTCCAGCAACTCTCGCTCGCAGATCCGAAGTCGTGGTAG
- a CDS encoding helix-turn-helix domain-containing protein, with translation MEQLTQHDERSAPFLTAVDAARFLGLSVRTLNNWRWLGGGRGPEFHRIGTAIRYRRSDLEAWLSKRRFHSTSEADQRVAA, from the coding sequence ATGGAGCAACTGACGCAGCACGACGAACGATCCGCCCCGTTCCTCACAGCGGTGGACGCCGCCCGCTTTCTCGGACTGTCTGTCCGTACGCTCAACAACTGGCGATGGCTGGGCGGCGGGCGCGGGCCCGAGTTCCATCGCATTGGCACGGCGATCCGCTATCGCCGAAGCGACCTCGAAGCCTGGCTGTCGAAGCGGCGCTTCCACAGCACCAGCGAAGCCGATCAGCGCGTTGCGGCGTGA